One stretch of Nocardia mangyaensis DNA includes these proteins:
- a CDS encoding ABC transporter substrate-binding protein, with the protein MATTVLVAACSGRTGSGVEETVAPGGAAVSSDFGDLANVCQSGKPTSSPAQGVTAEQIEVGVFTDMGFTKNPELVDVAKVFTSWCNDNGGINGRTLAFNVRDAKLLEVRQRMLEACREDFALVGGSAALDSLGVKDRLSCTLPEFPSQVSQVENTGSDLQVGSGASSARPYDTYTGMHQWLFKEAYPDSAGAVGIIVADSPVVKSMADRYGESLPAQGADLIYTDLYPAAGVSDWTPYAQSIKAKGVKGLIFLGDFRSLAKLEDVLTSMDYKLDWIDVTSNAYTPAFLELARTSLAAQNNFADLSGTVPLESADSAPAVQRAKDLFARYAPDGNLTYNGLRSLVQWLLFAKAAASCGDNLTRICVVEAAREETAWTAGGLQAPADMSTHTVPPSCFNVMKATPQGWTIADFAPDTGPFRCDMQPYVYTKDYGRPLTLADVGKSMSDVK; encoded by the coding sequence ATGGCGACGACAGTGCTGGTGGCGGCCTGTAGCGGCCGCACCGGCAGCGGCGTGGAAGAGACTGTGGCGCCCGGCGGTGCGGCGGTGTCGAGTGATTTCGGTGATCTGGCGAATGTCTGCCAATCCGGGAAGCCGACGAGTTCGCCCGCGCAGGGGGTCACCGCCGAGCAGATCGAAGTCGGCGTGTTCACCGACATGGGCTTCACCAAGAACCCCGAATTGGTCGACGTCGCCAAGGTGTTCACCTCCTGGTGCAACGACAACGGCGGAATCAACGGCCGGACACTCGCGTTCAACGTGCGCGACGCGAAACTGCTCGAGGTCCGCCAGCGGATGCTGGAGGCCTGCCGCGAGGACTTCGCGCTCGTCGGCGGTTCGGCCGCGCTGGATTCCCTCGGCGTCAAGGATCGGCTCTCCTGCACCCTGCCCGAGTTCCCGTCCCAGGTGAGTCAGGTCGAGAACACCGGCTCAGACCTCCAGGTGGGGTCCGGTGCCTCCTCGGCGCGCCCCTACGACACCTACACGGGAATGCACCAGTGGCTGTTCAAGGAGGCCTATCCCGACTCCGCGGGCGCCGTCGGCATCATTGTCGCCGACTCGCCGGTGGTGAAGTCCATGGCGGACCGGTACGGGGAATCGTTGCCCGCGCAGGGCGCAGACCTGATCTACACCGATCTCTATCCCGCTGCCGGAGTCTCGGATTGGACGCCCTACGCGCAGTCCATCAAGGCCAAGGGCGTGAAGGGCCTGATCTTCCTGGGTGATTTCCGCAGCCTCGCCAAGCTCGAAGACGTGCTGACCAGCATGGACTACAAGCTGGACTGGATCGACGTCACCAGCAACGCTTACACCCCCGCGTTCCTCGAGCTCGCCCGCACCTCGCTGGCCGCCCAGAACAACTTCGCCGATCTGTCGGGGACGGTGCCGCTGGAGTCGGCCGACAGCGCTCCGGCGGTGCAGCGGGCGAAGGATCTGTTCGCCCGGTACGCACCCGACGGGAACCTGACCTACAACGGACTGCGATCGCTGGTCCAATGGCTGTTGTTCGCCAAAGCCGCGGCGAGCTGCGGCGACAACCTCACCCGTATCTGTGTCGTGGAGGCGGCTCGCGAGGAAACCGCCTGGACCGCAGGCGGATTGCAGGCCCCCGCCGACATGTCGACCCATACCGTGCCGCCCAGCTGCTTCAACGTGATGAAGGCGACCCCGCAGGGCTGGACGATCGCGGACTTCGCGCCCGACACCGGCCCGTTCCGCTGCGACATGCAACCCTACGTCTACACCAAGGATTACGGCCGTCCGTTGACGCTGGCCGACGTCGGTAAGAGCATGAGCGACGTCAAATAA
- a CDS encoding enoyl-CoA hydratase — MYIRYEVADKIATITLDRPEAANAQNSDLLDELDAAWVRAAQDPDVAVIVLRGEGKHFSAGHDLKDRWPSAEDITLEWIYQNESRRYLEYSLRWRNVPKPSIAAVQGRCIAGGLLLCWPCDLIVAADDALFSDPVVLMGIGGVEYHGHTWELGARKAKEILFTGRAVTATEAEQVGMVNKVVPRAELDEQTRALASRIATMPPFGLRQAKRAVNQTLDVQGFYAAIQSVFDVHSTGHGNALSVNGFPILMALDEMKQKIE; from the coding sequence GTGTACATCCGCTACGAGGTCGCCGACAAGATCGCGACCATCACCCTGGATCGGCCGGAGGCGGCCAATGCCCAGAATTCGGACCTGCTCGACGAACTCGACGCCGCGTGGGTCCGCGCCGCCCAGGATCCCGACGTCGCGGTCATCGTGTTGCGCGGGGAGGGCAAGCACTTCTCGGCCGGTCACGATCTGAAGGATCGCTGGCCCTCGGCCGAGGACATCACCCTGGAGTGGATCTACCAGAACGAGAGCCGGCGCTATCTCGAGTACTCCCTGCGCTGGCGCAATGTGCCCAAACCGTCCATCGCCGCGGTCCAGGGGCGGTGTATCGCCGGTGGGCTGCTGCTGTGCTGGCCGTGCGACCTCATCGTCGCCGCCGACGACGCGCTGTTCTCCGACCCGGTCGTGCTCATGGGTATCGGCGGCGTCGAATATCACGGGCACACCTGGGAACTCGGTGCGCGCAAGGCCAAGGAGATCCTGTTCACCGGCCGCGCGGTGACCGCGACGGAGGCCGAACAGGTCGGCATGGTGAACAAGGTGGTGCCGCGCGCGGAGCTCGACGAACAGACCCGCGCGCTGGCGAGCCGGATCGCCACGATGCCCCCGTTCGGCTTGCGGCAGGCCAAGCGCGCGGTCAACCAGACACTCGACGTCCAGGGCTTCTACGCCGCCATCCAGTCCGTCTTCGACGTGCACTCGACCGGTCACGGGAACGCGTTGAGCGTGAACGGGTTCCCGATCCTGATGGCGCTGGACGAGATGAAACAGAAGATCGAGTGA
- a CDS encoding acyl-CoA dehydrogenase family protein encodes MQLTFDADVESFRAEFVAFLAEHLPDAAVAGADRAGSSADIPGWAREWQRRQFDSGWLLPGNPPEYGGRNATLVQQYVHLEELSKRHMYHSFNPQGLGIIAASLLSFGTEEQKKRWAVRILRAEITAALGMSEPGAGSDLAGLRTRAVLDGDHFVVNGQKVWTSGAHDADVLLTFVRTDPDAPKHKGISVLLIPTDTAGVTRRPFASICGPHDLDFNEVFFEDVVVPAQNLVGPLHGGWGVANGSLGHERTLLWLSFADRLRELIRDFRPETVLERDRYATMVMDNQALRLLGSAALARAARGDQDVAALSVLKVFGSEAVQSAAEQTLLAAGADGIVHPAVTAPFNPLNLDNFSCSWFERYVRSFAGTIAGGTSEIQRNIIAERVLGLPRS; translated from the coding sequence GTGCAACTGACTTTTGACGCCGACGTCGAGTCCTTCCGGGCCGAATTCGTGGCATTCCTGGCCGAACACCTGCCCGACGCGGCGGTCGCCGGCGCGGACCGGGCCGGTTCGAGCGCCGACATTCCCGGCTGGGCTCGCGAGTGGCAGCGTCGCCAATTCGACAGCGGCTGGCTGCTTCCCGGCAACCCGCCGGAATACGGCGGCCGCAATGCCACTCTCGTGCAGCAGTACGTGCATCTGGAAGAGCTGTCCAAGCGGCACATGTATCACAGCTTCAACCCGCAGGGACTCGGCATCATCGCCGCTTCCCTGTTGTCGTTCGGCACCGAGGAACAGAAGAAGCGCTGGGCGGTCCGCATCCTGCGCGCCGAGATCACCGCGGCGCTGGGAATGAGTGAACCGGGTGCCGGGTCGGACCTGGCCGGTCTGCGGACCCGTGCCGTACTCGATGGCGACCACTTCGTCGTGAACGGCCAGAAGGTCTGGACTTCCGGTGCCCATGACGCCGATGTGCTGCTCACCTTCGTGCGCACCGACCCCGACGCGCCCAAACACAAAGGGATCAGCGTGCTGCTGATCCCGACCGACACCGCGGGCGTGACCCGGCGGCCGTTCGCGTCGATCTGTGGTCCGCACGACCTGGACTTCAACGAAGTGTTCTTCGAGGACGTCGTGGTGCCCGCGCAGAATCTGGTCGGCCCACTGCACGGGGGGTGGGGGGTGGCCAACGGTTCGCTCGGACACGAGCGCACGTTGCTGTGGCTGAGTTTCGCCGACCGGCTGCGGGAGCTGATCAGGGACTTCCGGCCCGAGACCGTCCTCGAGCGCGACCGCTACGCGACGATGGTCATGGACAATCAGGCGTTGCGCCTGCTCGGCTCGGCGGCGCTGGCCCGGGCCGCCCGCGGCGACCAGGACGTGGCCGCGCTGTCGGTGCTCAAGGTGTTCGGTTCGGAGGCGGTGCAGAGCGCCGCGGAGCAGACGCTGCTGGCGGCGGGCGCGGACGGGATCGTGCATCCCGCCGTCACCGCGCCGTTCAATCCGCTGAATCTGGACAACTTCTCGTGCAGCTGGTTCGAGCGCTATGTGCGCAGCTTCGCGGGCACCATCGCCGGCGGCACATCGGAAATCCAACGCAACATCATCGCCGAGCGTGTGCTCGGTCTCCCTCGGAGCTGA